The DNA window ATAACCCCCTCTACCGTCAATGCGTGAAGGATATGAAATGGTTCCTTATTATATTTCTTCAATAATTCCAGTGCCTGTTCCCTGCTAAGTGAAGTTTTCATTTCTTTTTTCCTCTCTTGAATCTTTTTGTTACTGTTCACACGGATGTAACGGAGTGAACAGTAACATCTTTTTCCCCTGCATTCCTGCCGGAACCTGCAGGAGTAATTTGTCTTACCTATAGTTATATCAAAATCCTTTTGCAAAATAAAGCATCTTTTCTTACAATTTAAAATAAAATCCTTTACCTTTTTATGGAGGCCGTAAAATTCTGCAAACTATTGGATTCACCGGCGCCTTGTTCATGATGAAAAAAACATTTTATGTACAGGCCGCCGCTGCCGGTTAAAGAGTAATCTTTCCGATGCATTTTTCAATGCACCACTTTAAGTCTATCTTTTCCGCGGTGTCCGACGCATAGATTGGATAACTCGCCACCAGCTCGCCTCCCACATAGTAGGATGCGCTGCCGACCGGAGTCCCGGCTTCCACCGGAGCCGGCCGTTCTTTCGGATATTCATAGCGGATGTCCGGCGTCTCATCTTTTCTCATCAGGACTTTCAGTGTCTGTTCCTCTTCTCCCAGGCACATGGACATGGGAACCTCGTCTTTCTTGCCGTCTATTATCTTTAACGAGGGAAAGGCCTTATTTTTTTCAAAAATTTCATAATAGTCGTAATTTTCAAAGGCATAGCCGGCCAGTTTTCTCATATCATCCCATTTATACGTCTTGTGGGGAGGCCAGCCGCAGCCGAGCAGGGCCACCGTAAACTCTCTTCCATCCTTCTTAAGCGCGCCGACATAGCAATATCCTGCGTTCCCGGTAAATCCCGTCTTTCCAGACAGCGCCTCCGGCATCATCGAAAGCAATGCATTGTGGTTTCCAAGATAGAAGGAACGTTTTCCGCTCTCATCGGTAATTGTCCTCGACGCGGTCCTCGTGATTTCCAGGAATTCATCACTCTTTGGGGACTGTTCCACGCAGTAGCGCATAATCCTCGCCAAATCGGCGGCGGTCGTGGAGTGGGGCTCCCCGTCCTCTTTCCTGGTTCCGTCCAGGCCATTGGGCGTAACAAAACAGGTATCCGTACATCCGATATCACGGGCCTTCTGGTTCATCATCTTCGCAAAACCGTCCACCGTTCCGCCAATGTGTTCCGCTATCGCTACCGCCGTGTCATTATGGGATTCAAGCATCAGGGAATAAAGTAAATCCCCCAGACGGTATTTCTCACCCGCCCTTATATTGAGCTGGACATCCGGCATGGAGGCAGCGTAAGAGCTCACCTCGACCATATCATCCAGATTTCCCTGTTCCAGAGCCAGAATACACGTCATGATCTTTGTCGTGCTGGCCATCGGCCTCTTCTCGGCCTCCTCTTTTCCATATAAAATGCGCCCTGTAGCGGCGTCCATGAGCACTGCCGACTGGGCGCACAATTTGGGCTGGGATATCGGATCGGGTTCTGCCTTCCCGGTACTTTCCTGCTCCGTTCCCTGCACAGTTTCCTGCAGTGTTTCCACTCCCGTCCCGGCTGCCTGGCAAAATACCGCCGCTTTCCGGTCTGTCCCCAAAATTACGAGAAACAGCCCCAGAAATACGGCGGCAGCAATTTTCTTTATTCTATCTCTCATCCCCGCTCTCCCGAAAATCTCCTCAGGAAAACTATATGCGGGTAAAAAATCATTTATTCCAGCGGCTCATTAAGCTTTTCCGTTCCCGGCAGCACAAAGCGTCCGCCCGCGATAACAGGTGTGACGGTTCCGTCTGCATGAACCGCTTCAATACGGTCCAGCTCGGAATAAGGAATTGTTATATCCGTATGGCAGTTAAAATAGGCCTGGGCCGGATCTTCGCTCCTGCGGACGGAAATCTCATTCTCCTTCGCCACAATCTCCTTCCCGTCCGGGTTGTGCATCGGGCAGTCCTCCATCCAGCTGTAGCAAGTGTCTCCTACTGCAAAATGCGGTCCCATCTTCTCAGCGATCAGAATCGGGAATTTATCGAGAATCTGGTATTTTTGTGCGACCGCATAAGCCGTCGTATTGGTGCCGATGGCAAATTCACCCATCGGAAGGCTGTCATGATTCTTCATAATAGCCTGTTTCACCAGCGCTTTTCCTTCTTTCTCATCCGCAAAGTTAGCACAGCCGTAATCTGTAACCTTTCCATCTTTAAATTCCATATAGAGGTTTTTGAACTGGTAATCACCAATATAGACGCAGCCTACGAAAAGTGTGCCGTCCGTCCCTGACAGTACAGGAGATGTGAAGACCTCTCCCACTGGAATGTTCACGTCGGCCACACAGTTCTCAAATTTTGTCTCTTTATCCGGATCCGAAAGCTGACGGAGATTGATCCTTAAATCGGTCCTGTTCTCCCCCATGCCGTAAACACGGACATATTCCGCCTGATCGAGGGCATCTATAATCAACTGCTGGATATCCCGGTAAAGTTCGTAGTCCAGTGTGTTGATTCTGATGGTTTCCTCAAAAATCGCCTCAAAGTCTCTGCCGATCTCCGGCAGCGGGAATGCAATAATGGTAAAGCTGGTCTCCATTCCAGGCACATAAGCGTCTGTAATCTGCATTGATTCATTTGCGTAGGCGAGAAGCAGCTTTTCCTGTTTCTCATTCAGAGCAAAAGCTTCTTTTTTATTTTCCGGTGCAAAGCCTTCCTCACCGAAAGTCTCCACAACAGCCGGTCCTGCATATCCCCTCGCCAGCGTCTTGTACTCTTCATATGCCACCTTGAGAACCGACAGTTTTCTTTCCTTAAACGCTTTGTCCAGATAAATGGCGCTGTCATAACGGTGGTCGTAATCATACTGCCTGTTGGCAGGCGTTGCATAGTAACCGTTCGTCCTTGTGGCGGCACGGTTAACCGTTCCCACGGCAGCCCTGCTGATGACCGGCTCCAATCCCATATTTCTGAAATTCACCACGGCCATGCGGATTATCCGCTCAAATCCGATGTGATACCGGATCTGGACCGTCTTCTTTCCTTTGTACTCGCGGCCGCTTGCCACAAAGCCCTTTCTCAGTCCCTCGGTGTAAGTGTCCGCCATCTTTCTGACGGTTTCCTCCGGAAGAGAATTTAAAAATGAGGCCACCTTAAGCTCTGATTCCGAGATATACTCCCCAAACCGGTAAAGATATCTGAGGTCGGAGAGATCACTGTCCATGATAATTGATTTTGCAAAATCCAGAGAAGGATCCAGTGTCTCGCGCACCCTGTAGGTCAGCATTACATCGCAGTAATCACTGACAAAATAGTAAAGAATCTCTTTCAGTTCCTTAAGCTCCGGTGTCTCACCTTCAAACAGGTTGTATGCCTCGATGAAAAGCTCTTCCAGGATTGTCATATCTGCCAGCCGGCTCTCAAAGGCGTATACGATCATTCCCCGGATCTCCGTGTACAAAAATGACAGATATCGGCCGAA is part of the [Clostridium] symbiosum genome and encodes:
- a CDS encoding D-alanyl-D-alanine carboxypeptidase family protein; this translates as MRDRIKKIAAAVFLGLFLVILGTDRKAAVFCQAAGTGVETLQETVQGTEQESTGKAEPDPISQPKLCAQSAVLMDAATGRILYGKEEAEKRPMASTTKIMTCILALEQGNLDDMVEVSSYAASMPDVQLNIRAGEKYRLGDLLYSLMLESHNDTAVAIAEHIGGTVDGFAKMMNQKARDIGCTDTCFVTPNGLDGTRKEDGEPHSTTAADLARIMRYCVEQSPKSDEFLEITRTASRTITDESGKRSFYLGNHNALLSMMPEALSGKTGFTGNAGYCYVGALKKDGREFTVALLGCGWPPHKTYKWDDMRKLAGYAFENYDYYEIFEKNKAFPSLKIIDGKKDEVPMSMCLGEEEQTLKVLMRKDETPDIRYEYPKERPAPVEAGTPVGSASYYVGGELVASYPIYASDTAEKIDLKWCIEKCIGKITL
- a CDS encoding aminopeptidase, with the translated sequence MKYWEMFKEENEAVEERHELALQRIGQFAGEETVEEPYRDYFRRTAEFILMAEDIFGMQNSGELEELDLDEAKALNRRLYEDVLPGRYDESYANPTYAVKRLGTDFGRYLSFLYTEIRGMIVYAFESRLADMTILEELFIEAYNLFEGETPELKELKEILYYFVSDYCDVMLTYRVRETLDPSLDFAKSIIMDSDLSDLRYLYRFGEYISESELKVASFLNSLPEETVRKMADTYTEGLRKGFVASGREYKGKKTVQIRYHIGFERIIRMAVVNFRNMGLEPVISRAAVGTVNRAATRTNGYYATPANRQYDYDHRYDSAIYLDKAFKERKLSVLKVAYEEYKTLARGYAGPAVVETFGEEGFAPENKKEAFALNEKQEKLLLAYANESMQITDAYVPGMETSFTIIAFPLPEIGRDFEAIFEETIRINTLDYELYRDIQQLIIDALDQAEYVRVYGMGENRTDLRINLRQLSDPDKETKFENCVADVNIPVGEVFTSPVLSGTDGTLFVGCVYIGDYQFKNLYMEFKDGKVTDYGCANFADEKEGKALVKQAIMKNHDSLPMGEFAIGTNTTAYAVAQKYQILDKFPILIAEKMGPHFAVGDTCYSWMEDCPMHNPDGKEIVAKENEISVRRSEDPAQAYFNCHTDITIPYSELDRIEAVHADGTVTPVIAGGRFVLPGTEKLNEPLE